The genomic stretch ATGCCCCTTTTGAGCGTCTTTGGCCAGCAGCCGATAAATTAGACCAACTCTTATTGGTGGACAAAACCAATCAGGCATTTGCCGCTTATGAGAAAGGAAAACTAACCCGATGGGGTCTGGTAGTAACGGGAAAAGATGAGACCCCCACGCCAACGGGTCGGTTTAATGTAAATTGGAAGCAGCCCTCGCGTATCTCCACGCTTAGCCCGGCGCTCCAAAAACCTAAAAAAGGCAAAAAACCTTCCACCGAAACGTGGTTCCTGAAATATGTGATGAACATCCACGAATCGCGTGGTATCCACTTCCATCAATATTTTATGCCCACCACAGGCCCGGCAAGCCATGGCTGTATCCGGTTAGGGGGGCAAGATGCCCGTTGGCTCTATGCCTGGACCCAACCGTGGGAGACAACGGTGGCTTCTGATTCTGCTATGGTTTGTCATGGGACACGTTGCAAAGTAAAAAAACAAGGAACGCCCGTTCTGGTGCTGCACAAAGACCCTAAAGGAACGCCTTCGTTTTTCACCCGGATTAAAGGAGAACCTGGTGTTCGTGTGATGCCCCTCCCGAAAAATCCTTATGCAGTACCTGCAGGAACCCCGCAGCAACAAGCCTTCGATCAACTACGATTGGCCGAGGAAAGGCGCATCAGATTAGAGGCACAGAGAGCCGCATCCCCAAAGGCCAAGCCCGCGCCCAAGCCACAGCCACAGCCCAAAACCAAACAAAGTACAGGGAAGCC from Bacteroidetes Order II. bacterium encodes the following:
- a CDS encoding L,D-transpeptidase, giving the protein MIKKLLFVFSCGLMALGTVYAQDPEVNLEGLERAGLDSLYSSMRGDVQKIPDVKWDVHLVTETSTLMARLNLYEKYGINKIDVPSRRAQALIKLLNRNDLKNLQKGDSLFIPQPLHLDFRAYAPFERLWPAADKLDQLLLVDKTNQAFAAYEKGKLTRWGLVVTGKDETPTPTGRFNVNWKQPSRISTLSPALQKPKKGKKPSTETWFLKYVMNIHESRGIHFHQYFMPTTGPASHGCIRLGGQDARWLYAWTQPWETTVASDSAMVCHGTRCKVKKQGTPVLVLHKDPKGTPSFFTRIKGEPGVRVMPLPKNPYAVPAGTPQQQAFDQLRLAEERRIRLEAQRAASPKAKPAPKPQPQPKTKQSTGKPKAKS